The Pyxicephalus adspersus chromosome 1, UCB_Pads_2.0, whole genome shotgun sequence sequence CAGGGGGGCAGTAGGCTAAAGCTACAAGATGAGGGGTACAAAGGGCAGTGGTTCCATGTAACGTGTTTATATTACACATCTGCAGGGACATTAATAGTTTAACACACACAGGGAATTCGTCTAGGTAGTAGCCATATCGTGAATTTGATCATTGAGATCTTTCCCACATCTTagttggtagttttttttttttttttatactgtctaATATGTAACTTTGAATACCAGGTCTGTGTAGTTCAGGGTCATTGACAATAGATAGTATTTAAACCTAGAAATCCACTAACAGGCAGGATTTTCATTGCACAGGAGAACTACTGTGtatcttctacaataaaggattCTTGCCTGCTTGGTGCATGTGAGAAGTACAGTGAACAATTTTGGCGTATGCTGAGATTAATAAAGTCCAACAGTGCTGATCCCAGAAAtgttttgagctgggtgggaaaagctgtaggtgggtggcatcccctgtattgtgacccaacttttcagtaaccacccaaaaacagaccgttggttactgaaaagtgcaggatgttgcgcccagctaaaagaggccagggagaacactgtccAATGCATATTTGTTAGAAATTGCTCATGCCACCACACCAATTGAAAAAGCTTTAACCGACAGCTGAAGGTCTAAGACAAGGCTGTTGGTAAATGTGACCAGTGAAGTTGAAATATAGTGAAGCCTTTGGATTAATATAACCGCCAGGGATAATTGTGTAGAAAAGTCAACGTAGCTTGCATTTATGCTTGTATGGGTTTCATGGTGCTTatgcctttgttttctttttgaattgGTTTTTGCATTATTCCATTATTTTCTTTCATCTCACCACAGGAAGATCACAGTCAGCCTCTTTTTGGAGTTCAGTTTAACTGGCACAGTAAGGAAGGAGATCCGCATGTGTTTGCTACAGTTGGAAGTAACAGGGTATGTTATACAATGTACCTGATGTACCTAATTTAACAATATATCTTTCCTACCCCCCCAGGTACTTTGCATGCACTTTGAATATATCGCTCTGTCAAAAAGCACTACAGGTGCAAGCTTCTAAATAGGATTGCTTGTTTGtacagccaaaaccttttttaaagtttttagtgaATTAGGGAAAACCTAAAACGTctgccagctttttttttttttttttgttttttttttttgttttctttagccGTTTACTTCCTATCCTAGAGAAGCAACAGaaagttaaattattttcttcagtGAGGAGAATTCCTTCTTTAAGTGTTCCCAGAACTGGTGtctcctcaattttttttttctggggccAGCACTAAACgtttaaattcttttatttttatggtgaTCCTAGTGAACAGGAACAGGGGAGTTCTTACCTAGGCCAGAtgtttaaccagggttcctccagaggttgctgggggtgcTTTAGGCcattgtttttcaaccttttttgagccatggcacattttttacaaaaaattctgCGACACAccacaaaacaaaatgacactctgtagctaattctcttgtctctaaagctacgtacacacgtcagatttttatcgcccgataatcggcatcggccaattatcgggcgaaaatctgccgtgtgtacagtccgtatcctgccggatccacggacgatggacgacagccgatcctaatgaaagggaaggggagagcgcgcagcagggtgccgctccgtcgctctccccccccctctccaaagagcatgaacggtgctgtatgtacagcactgttcatgcatcgtgcagtcccttgtcattggaaaggatcgtgaaagatcctttccaacgacaaaagttgcaagtgtgtacgcagcttaagaataaacaaggcaattaagctacctacttccacccactgacatggaagagtattacattactgtGCCAGTCCCTACAGCAAAGACACTCGACAATGttaattggataatttctcatggtacacctgaagatctcagGGCACACTAGTTAAAAAATCTCACTGCCTTAAGCAACAAGCAATTTTGTGAGCCACAGGTCAGTGtagttacaccaatgatctttttggctgttctGTTACATTGCtcaccattgggaagaatgtcacccttacagtcaTTCTTCCTGCTGATCAGCACACTAATAtgctgtaagctgtggataaagtatttatagaaggaggttccctgaagacctgaaaattatttcaagggttcccccatgttacaaaggttgagaaagcctTGCCTAGGCCTACATTTTATTAGAAGGTGTTGCCCAAAGTGATTTTTAAGAGGATAGCATGGATGTGATATTATCAGATATAATTGGCAAATTGATGCTTCTTTGTTCGTTTCAGTTGCTGcctacaaaaaagttttgttaattCTACTTGTTCTCATTGCAGGTCACATTATACGAATGCCATTCGCAAGGAGAAGTCAGATTGCTGCAGTCTTATGTAGACGCTGATGTATCCTTTTAGCTTTGttgttgcatttttcttttttttttttttcttccgtGTGCTCATAATGAAAAGCAATAGATTAGAAATAGTACTTCTGGTTCTCTTACTgcggtgtgtgtttttttttttttgaggttttcTATTGATCCCAAGGTTAACCACAGAACTCCCGATGTATTCTTTAGCCGCCTTCTGTCTTGTTTCCTAAATGTTTCTATAAATcataaaactgtgtttttttttttttgtcagcaagAACATCATTCATCAGTGTGGGTGTTGAGTAGCTTTTTGTATACAGAGATCGGTAGTGTAAGCTGCATTTACAATCTCCacaccttaagctacgtacacacttccaatggttctcgcccgatagtCAGCGGAGGGcccatatcggacgagaatctgaagtctGTACAGCGCAATGttcgaacaaccgtcctggcggatccacagtcGATGAATGATCACAattcaagggaagggggagagcacgcatcAGGGTACCGCTCCGTCggcctcccctctgcatagagcagaatggtgctgtatgtacagcactcgttcatgcatcgtgcagtgcatagtcgttgaaaggatcttgaaagatcctttccaacaactataattggaagtgtgtacgcggcttaacaTCTTTCCTTATCAGGCATCTTGATGTGAGGGTTTGGGCAGGGCCAGTTAGGGAGCAGAAAAATACATGGTCCTCTTATGAGTGTCCGGATGACCAGAAACTTCATTTTCTGCTTGAACTTGCACAGCAACCATTTCCTTTGGTGTGTTCTCCTTAAGTGTAAGATTTAGGCAGATGAAAACTTCTACACCTGCGCATGGACGTACGACAGCAACACAAGTCACCCGCTCCTCGCTGTGGCTGGGTCCAGGGGCATCATTCGTATAATTAATCCTATCACTATGCAGTGTATCAAGGTAAGTGGATTAAATGTAAAATGCCCATTGATTATAATGGGTCCCATATTTCAAATGTTTGGGACTTTATAATATGTAATGCTTTTGTAGTAACTTAGAGCTTTATAAGAAGTGAATTTGCAATGCTTTTTAAAAGGTCATCATTGGCAAGAATGGAAATCTGTTTTGCTATTAAATGCTGAATTTCTATCTTTGGCCGTACAGTCTATCGACAAGATTTTCCCACCAGAATTCCCAGTTCACCGTTAACTGCCATGGTTTAGTTGAGCCATTGTGCAAGGGGGCCTAGATATGGGCCactttttaaaggggaactatagcTTCAATGTGTTAATAACAGAATTCTTtgaatagaaaaaaggaaatgaaggcAATATTGTCATCTTTGTGCCTGCATATGTGTTACAAGAATCTCTTTGCTGCAGGGAACTCTTCCATCTGTCTACAAAGGACACTCGGAGATGTATGGTgctacagtgttctctccagacccttttagctgggtgcggagcctggcacatttcagtaaccacctggctatttttgggcagttactgaacagttgggtcacaatacaggggttgccactcGCCTACACTTCCTACCCAGGGCATAGAAAGTGTTTAATTTTGCTGGCCCGGAAAACTGAGGACAATTcgttatatttattaatttcagtactgtacccaaaacttttttcttttaatggacTGTTATTTTTCTGGTGTTTttactggagttctgctttaaacattccAGCTGCATCCCTCAATTTAATTCACAAGCCACAATGATGCAGCTGAAGAATACAAATCATTGGTAAAGAAGCAGGGTAATAGAGTTGGCTGTGTTCACAGCAGAGCACCACGATTTCCATGTAATCCTGCTTGCTTAAAGGCTTAGAGCTTCGCTGTTACATAAGttgattgttttttattagatgtTTTCCTTTTAATCTTTTCGCTTTCTGTTTCTCACATTACAGCACTATGTAGGCCACGGCAATGCAATCAATGAATTAAAGTTCCACCCAAGAGACCCAAATCTTCTGTTATCTGTAAGCAAAGGTAATTTTGTGCACTGCGCAATATGGTCATTATCAGTATGAAGGCTGTAGAATTTGCGTTGTTaatgttgtgcattttttaattgccCGCTTATTTTACCAAAAACTGTTTTCTTGTTCCTGCAGACCATGCACTGAGACTGTGGAATATTCAAACAGACACGCTTGTGGCAATATTCGGAGGTGTAGAAGGTCATAGAGATGAAGTACTAAGTGCAGTAAGTTATTCGCTGCTTCTTTTTTTGTCATCTGACTTTGAGTGGAGATTTGATCATGAAAATAAACTTATTGGTTCGGGTAGCTTTAGCTTTGACATTTTAACTCCTAGTTTACCACTTGTATAAATGCATTTCATTATTTCCATTCTTATTTGCAAGTTCAGAACTTGTCACGGTAATTAACTATCTTCTAGATTTATTGCCAACTCTCTGGTGGGAATGCCACACTGCCTGTCTAAACATTCATCAAGTGTCCAATCCAGTGGACTCATGTACTACAATGTCAGTAGTGCATTTAGAATCGTTTTAAAGCTCAGATGTAATTGTGCAGCCAGTTTAAGAAGATTCTAGAAAGAGGCACAAGAAACCGAGCGGTAACAACTTTGGTGGCTTTGGCTTGAAGGCACTTTGGTTTTCGCCCTCAAAACATACTTGTAGAAGCCACAGCTATATCACCCTGTATATGAACCAAATCTCTCGCGATCTTGGAAGCATTAAAGGGGAAAATAATACTagttacaaataattaaataatccTATAAACAGCTCAGGTTGTGTTTGTTGTATGAATTTAATGTTATTTGTAGATAATtaagagtttgtgttttttaggaCTATGATCTGCTGGGAGAGAAGATTATGTCATGTGGGATGGACCATTCACTTAAACTGTGGCGGCTTAACTCAAAGAGAATGCAGACTGCAATCAAAGATTCCTATGAATACAATCCTAGCAAAACAAACAGGTGACCTGTCTTTTCCTGGAATGTACATACATTTGCAATATGTCAGGCTCTTGAGTTGATTAGTCAcacaataaaaaccaaaatgtaaatgaCACTAATTTACACAGTACAGCTGGCTTTCCTCTTCAGAATAATTGGCTTTTAAGCATGCATTTTGAAAGTTTAGTTTTGCACATAGATAAGGTGGATACACatccttaaggtgcgtacacacttccaatttttatcgttccaatcgaacgacgaacgatcgattgggcaaaaaatcgttcgtaaaaaaagtaaccaacgacgccgacgaacgaggaaagtcgctggaaacgaacgaccggaccggcggatcggattggacgacgatcgttgaacatcgttcgtgtgtacggtcgttcgttgatcgtccatgggctgagcatgcgtaatgaacgaacgttcgttcactttcctgtggTGCACATatttcctctatcgttcaaacgatcgtatctattgtgtgtacaatatctacgaacgatcgtgtcgttatctgtatgtacaggatcggtgctatacgatcgttcgtagatatcgtgcaggatcgttcgtcgttcgttttccaacgataataattggaagtgtgtacgtagctttagcctgtGCTGCCTCCCTTGGTAAAGTTATGCTAGGGCACTCAGAGTAGCACTTGGCAAGCGCTTATATGCACTGAAATAATAAATCTAAGACTTCTGCGCAAAGGAGCATGTACTAAACTCTTCCTTTAGTGCTCATGTGTTCAAAGTATGTCATGTGTACATCCTGCCTAATTTAAATCTAATTTCTGCCGTAATGCCCACCTACCCACTGCCCTCTAGCCAAATGGATGCAGTGGCGGGCTGGTGGCATCATCCGGTGCAGGCCCCTTGGAGGGAGATGGATGCAGCATGAGGAGGCAGATGGGGATTATCCAGTGCGGGCACATCTGTAGTACTGGAGAACAGACGTAGGTGAATATATCAGAAAGGAAGGAAAACTAACAAGCTTGTTGCCTATGTTACAGGGGGTGTGCAGGAAATAATTCTTGCCTGAAATGCGCTTTAGTTTTGCTCTTTGACACTGGTCACACCTCTGAACTCGTTTAAATGTTtctatacagtgttctccccagaaatttttttcagccgggtggtaggaagctgtagccgggtggtaaaaaagggggtgtggcaaaacacggcaaattctgggcggggtattcaaatcagccgggcggagcaactggctaaaaccctctggggagaactatgctataTAACATTAATCATCTCTTATGTTTTCACAGGCCGTTTATTTCACAAAAGATCCATTTTCCTGACTTCTCCACAAGAGACATTCACAGAAATTATGTGGATTGTGTTAGGTGGCTTGGAGACTTGATACTGTCAAAGGTAAATCCTGTTTATGTATCATTACAATTGCCTCTTTGCTGATAAACAGAACGTTTTACATGTAATCGCAAAATACAACTTCCATTCAAACTTGTCATGAAGctcaaataaaaaagctgaaaagggAAGAGGCCTTAGTGAAAATAGCTGTTCAACAAAATGAGGGGTTGGTCAGATCCGCAAAAATGAATTATTTCAATTCTTTTCTGTTGTAACATCCTTAGTGGAAAATTCAAAATCAGTAGAATGACATTTGAACTCATTAAGATATATTGGCCTAGCCAAAAtgaccattacttttttttccttttaaagcacAATCAAGTAACCAGGGAATAAcccacaaaacacataaaaagagtAACATCAAATCTTTTTAAATCCGGTCACATGGATCTGACTTGTTTTGCTTCCTAGAAAAAAGCAGTCCAGAAGGAGGGATTGCTTCCAGGGCTCTTGCTGGTATTGTGGTGTTGTCACATGATCACAATGCAAAACATCTGTCCCCCTCCAGGTTTTACATTGCCAAACCTAATAGTACACATAGGGCAGCCATAATTGTGTGCGTATCTTTTTCTCCTGACTTTATATAAACCTTCACTTTTAAGCTTTTGCATATAATTACACAAATCCTTGGCAGGCATTAAGCAAAGGTAAATACAACCAGGTGAACGGCAACACATGACTGTGTACTTTAACAAGTACGAAGTTAAGATGCAGAAGAAGGGTGGGACCTTACCACTTTCATAATGATTTAAAGAACATGTAGCAAGCAGGTACTGCTAATCAAATACACTTGATTGAgttatcagcaagtgtgaccacctctatatgAGAAATTACAAAAAACCCAAGAGCTTCTTCTCAAACTCTTAAAATTTTAGTTTGTGATGGTACAGTTAGAAAGACTGCACAAGTgcggcttgtttggaagggttgtcaGGAGAAGGCCTCCATGAAAAGATGATCATGGTTgcacagcttaggtttgcaaagcaGCATCTGAACAAAAttcaagacttctggaacaatgatGTTTGGACAGATAACACCCAAGTGGAGaggtttggtttttgccaaatatGAAGCTGTGCATTATGACCAAACACAACATATCAACACAAACACCTTGTACCAGCTGTCAAGCATAGTGGTTTAGGGCTGCTGAACTGGCTTGTTTTACAGctacaggacctgggcacctttaTCATGGAGTCAACCATGAAGTCCTCTGTATACACAAATATTCCAGAGCTGAATGGGAGGtcatctgtgcaacagctaaagcttgaCTGTGAATGGGTTGTGCACctggacaatgatcccaaacatcCTTACAAATCTTCAACAGaattgctgaaaagaaaaaaaatgaaggtgttACAATGGGCCCGGTAAGAGGGCAGACCTCAACCCGATGGAATCTTATTGTTAAGGGTTTTGCACACACAGCTGCTTCATTTTGGTAAATATGGACATGCTGGAAACTGTTTTACACCTGGGGTTAGATTTAAACTATTTTAGAACCTGAACCAGAATGTctccataaataaaacattttatttaaaggagggtttactttttcacatgactgtataggTCTCAGaatgttgttaatttttttaaatatttaaaatggtttcATGAATATCTCTTCTGTAAATATTTGTctgtgaaaatataaaattaccatgacccccccccccctttttttttttttttaattagtcgTGTGAAAATGCCATTGTTTGCTGGAAACCGGGCAAAATGGAAGATGACATTGATAAGATAAAGCCAAATGAGTCCAATGTCACAATCTTGGGGCGGTTTGACTACAGCCAGTGTGATATCTGGTATATGAGATTTTCCATGGACTTCTGGCAAAAGGTAAGAGAAACTATGCTTTAAAAAACTTATAGCACAcagttatacaaaaaaatctgtactaaTTTGCTTATGTACCCTTCATGACATTGTCTTGTATTCTGGTATAGGGATTGGCTTTCTGTGAGCCAGTTAGGTTTTTACCATAAATTTGAGCCAAGTGATTTGTTTGGCATAAATTGTACTGGCAGCTGTTTGATTAGAATGACCAAACGAGGCTCCATGACAAGcataaaatatatccaaattaTGGTGGCATGCATTCATTTCTGTAGTAGCTTTGGAAGCTGTGCTTTAGTGTCACCCAGCTATCCTGAAATTGAGCCGTGAAGCA is a genomic window containing:
- the EED gene encoding polycomb protein EED, translated to MSEASGRAAGNEMPAKKQKLSSDENSNPELSGDENDDAVSIESGTNTERPDTPTNTANAPGRKGWGKGKWKSKKCKYSFKCVNSLKEDHSQPLFGVQFNWHSKEGDPHVFATVGSNRVTLYECHSQGEVRLLQSYVDADADENFYTCAWTYDSNTSHPLLAVAGSRGIIRIINPITMQCIKHYVGHGNAINELKFHPRDPNLLLSVSKDHALRLWNIQTDTLVAIFGGVEGHRDEVLSADYDLLGEKIMSCGMDHSLKLWRLNSKRMQTAIKDSYEYNPSKTNRPFISQKIHFPDFSTRDIHRNYVDCVRWLGDLILSKSCENAIVCWKPGKMEDDIDKIKPNESNVTILGRFDYSQCDIWYMRFSMDFWQKMLALGNQVGKLYVWDLEVEDPHKAKCTTLTHPKCVAAIRQTSFSRDSSTLIAVCDDATIWRWDRLR